A single region of the Undibacterium piscinae genome encodes:
- a CDS encoding LysR family transcriptional regulator, which produces MDKLFAMQTFVRVVETGGFSAVSRERNTSQSSVSKQIAALENSLGVKLLTRTTRSLTLTEDGEQYFEEVRRLISEVAEAEARLRHGEQQLRGLLRVAAPVAFGLRVLMPHVRDFLKIHPNIKIDLRLNDNVIDLVEQGVDVAVRIAHLSDSGLIARCIGESRAVLVASRSYLASLPDNLAVPKTPDELRMHACIVYTERLTKNAWTFTNALGESVSVTVNGPLQSNSSEAVRSAALNGLGIAYVPIWHFEDEIKSGEMQILLPDWPVPPLPIYLVCPSQRRQTAKVRAFSDYLVEVLKP; this is translated from the coding sequence ATGGATAAGCTTTTTGCGATGCAGACATTTGTACGTGTGGTTGAAACGGGAGGGTTTTCTGCTGTCTCGCGTGAACGCAACACTAGTCAAAGTAGCGTGAGTAAACAGATCGCTGCGCTGGAGAATTCTCTGGGCGTCAAGCTACTAACCAGAACCACAAGATCTCTTACCTTAACTGAAGATGGCGAACAATATTTTGAAGAGGTGCGTAGGCTAATCTCTGAGGTGGCCGAGGCTGAGGCGCGCTTGCGCCACGGAGAACAACAATTGCGCGGCTTATTACGTGTCGCAGCACCAGTTGCCTTTGGATTGCGGGTATTAATGCCTCACGTACGTGACTTTTTGAAAATCCATCCGAATATAAAAATTGACCTAAGACTCAACGACAATGTGATCGATCTGGTGGAGCAAGGAGTTGACGTGGCGGTACGTATCGCGCATTTATCCGACAGCGGTTTGATTGCCCGTTGTATCGGCGAAAGTCGCGCAGTATTAGTTGCTAGCCGTAGTTATCTCGCATCGCTTCCGGATAATTTAGCTGTGCCGAAAACGCCAGATGAGCTGCGTATGCACGCTTGTATTGTCTACACAGAACGCCTGACAAAAAATGCCTGGACGTTTACCAATGCGCTGGGCGAGAGTGTTTCTGTGACTGTCAATGGCCCATTGCAAAGCAACAGTTCCGAAGCTGTACGCTCGGCAGCATTAAATGGCCTCGGTATTGCCTACGTGCCGATCTGGCATTTTGAGGATGAAATAAAGTCTGGTGAAATGCAAATTTTATTACCCGATTGGCCTGTCCCTCCACTCCCTATATACCTTGTTTGTCCATCTCAACGCCGCCAAACCGCAAAGGTGCGTGCGTTTTCTGATTATCTTGTTGAAGTGCTCAAACCTTAG
- a CDS encoding LysE family translocator, whose product MTELLPLMSYCLVMSGTPGPNNVMLATSGANFGYRGAQPAILGIQFGVFVQTIVTCFGLGSVYIAYPRAQQALHIAGSLYLVYLAYKLSGASIGEAHTPKQVSFAQAAIFQALNPKSWVKAVTLASVFMPPDLSTLNGALLVATIGTLIGTPCSIMWALFGVSIRNLLKDSFKQRAFNLTMGAILLTLAILFLR is encoded by the coding sequence ATGACAGAATTACTCCCTTTGATGAGCTATTGCCTCGTAATGTCAGGTACTCCCGGACCCAATAATGTCATGCTCGCTACTTCTGGTGCCAATTTTGGCTACCGCGGCGCTCAGCCCGCTATTCTGGGCATCCAGTTTGGTGTGTTTGTGCAAACTATTGTCACCTGTTTCGGGCTCGGTAGCGTCTACATCGCTTATCCCAGGGCACAACAAGCGCTGCACATCGCGGGGTCTTTATATCTGGTGTATCTGGCTTATAAACTCAGCGGCGCTTCGATAGGCGAAGCGCACACCCCGAAGCAAGTGTCGTTCGCACAGGCGGCTATATTTCAGGCGCTTAATCCCAAGAGTTGGGTCAAAGCCGTTACCCTTGCATCGGTATTTATGCCCCCCGATTTGAGTACCCTGAATGGGGCGTTACTGGTGGCGACAATTGGAACATTGATCGGAACTCCCTGTAGCATCATGTGGGCATTGTTCGGAGTGTCGATTCGTAACTTACTGAAAGATTCATTCAAACAACGCGCTTTCAATTTGACGATGGGTGCGATCTTGCTCACTCTGGCCATCCTGTTTTTACGCTAG
- a CDS encoding alpha/beta fold hydrolase, with the protein MNLRTFIFQSAAALCLTITVQAAENSSATTNLLTTHIVATRDGDLYYETEGKGRPLVLVPGGPGGSRISFQPWFSKIADTHTVVYFDAIGRGRSARLADPTRYTVERDVDDIEVLRATLGVDKISLFGQSYGGIPALLYALKYPEHVDKLVLSSAMISAASFQANIDATKANLRTYYPDSWERVKALRAQGIKSSDERSSREFSRLAAMVYWHNADFSEKMKKAEPADRLSATVYAAMLGDDPDETVGGTLRGYDPGAFLPHLRAPILITSGRFDRVTTPEISYQTLLRLPVGSTQLITFEKSGHRPWVEETDSYFSRLHEFLDGATH; encoded by the coding sequence ATGAATCTGCGAACATTTATATTTCAATCTGCTGCTGCGTTGTGTCTGACGATAACGGTGCAGGCGGCGGAAAATTCGAGTGCCACTACGAACTTATTGACTACGCATATCGTAGCAACACGCGACGGCGATTTGTATTATGAAACTGAAGGCAAAGGGCGGCCGCTGGTGTTGGTTCCTGGGGGGCCAGGTGGCAGTCGGATCAGCTTTCAACCCTGGTTCTCCAAGATTGCCGATACGCACACTGTTGTCTATTTCGACGCTATCGGGCGCGGGCGTTCAGCACGTCTTGCAGACCCGACGCGTTATACCGTTGAGCGCGACGTCGATGACATTGAGGTGCTACGCGCGACACTTGGCGTTGACAAAATTTCGCTCTTCGGCCAAAGCTACGGAGGCATTCCTGCATTACTGTATGCGTTGAAGTATCCGGAGCACGTTGACAAGCTCGTATTATCTTCTGCGATGATTAGTGCTGCAAGTTTTCAGGCCAACATTGATGCCACTAAAGCGAATCTTCGAACCTATTACCCTGACTCATGGGAGCGCGTAAAAGCCTTGCGGGCGCAAGGGATTAAATCGAGCGATGAACGAAGCAGTCGGGAGTTCAGCCGCTTGGCCGCGATGGTGTATTGGCACAATGCAGATTTTTCGGAAAAAATGAAAAAGGCAGAGCCTGCTGACCGTCTTAGTGCCACGGTATATGCTGCGATGCTTGGTGACGACCCAGATGAAACGGTCGGTGGAACACTCCGGGGTTATGACCCAGGAGCATTTTTACCGCACTTGCGTGCACCGATTCTCATCACAAGCGGGCGTTTCGATCGCGTAACAACCCCTGAGATCTCCTATCAAACCTTGCTCCGACTGCCGGTCGGGAGTACGCAATTGATCACGTTCGAGAAGAGTGGACATCGGCCATGGGTAGAAGAAACGGATAGCTACTTTTCCCGCTTGCACGAATTTCTCGATGGTGCGACTCATTGA
- a CDS encoding SDR family oxidoreductase, translated as MQQSKTIVITGSSSGFGALTAKSLAAHGHDVIATMRDASTRNLAKKADLESFARSGGYRLQVVELDVTSDDSVAAAMDHITSTHGVVDVLVNNAGVMNIGVTEAYSIAELQTQFDVNTLGPARMFRAVLPGMRTQGSGLIVSVTSLAGRVVFPFFGAYAASKFALEALAEAYRYELSGTGVDSVIVEPGAFGTELLPRSPAPNDKATVDAYGAVGRIPDAMKASFQKMYDSPEPPQPQDVADAIVRLIEQNNRRPLRTVVMAPGMDFGVERLNQAVSTIQNELMTTLEFGSMV; from the coding sequence ATGCAGCAATCCAAGACGATCGTTATTACAGGCTCAAGCAGTGGCTTTGGCGCGCTCACGGCCAAGTCATTGGCGGCCCATGGTCACGATGTTATTGCTACGATGCGTGACGCTAGTACGCGCAATCTAGCCAAGAAGGCAGACCTCGAATCTTTCGCACGAAGTGGGGGATATAGACTCCAAGTCGTCGAGCTCGACGTGACGAGTGACGACTCGGTGGCCGCTGCCATGGATCACATTACTTCCACCCATGGCGTTGTTGACGTTCTCGTCAACAACGCTGGCGTGATGAATATCGGGGTTACTGAAGCGTATTCGATAGCCGAATTGCAGACCCAGTTTGACGTCAACACTCTTGGCCCGGCACGCATGTTTCGCGCCGTGTTGCCAGGTATGCGGACACAAGGGTCAGGGTTGATCGTCAGCGTTACATCGCTTGCCGGTCGGGTCGTCTTCCCGTTCTTTGGAGCCTATGCCGCAAGTAAGTTCGCACTAGAGGCGTTAGCAGAAGCGTACCGCTATGAGCTCAGCGGAACGGGAGTCGATTCTGTAATCGTTGAACCCGGTGCATTTGGCACCGAGCTCCTACCACGAAGCCCGGCCCCAAACGACAAGGCTACGGTGGATGCCTACGGTGCCGTGGGCCGGATACCTGATGCAATGAAGGCCAGCTTCCAGAAGATGTATGACTCACCAGAGCCACCGCAACCCCAAGATGTAGCTGACGCAATAGTGCGTCTGATTGAGCAGAACAATCGCCGCCCTCTTCGCACCGTCGTAATGGCGCCGGGTATGGATTTTGGCGTTGAACGCCTGAACCAGGCGGTCAGCACAATTCAAAACGAATTGATGACGACGCTAGAATTCGGATCGATGGTCTGA
- a CDS encoding LysE family transporter, with protein sequence MHLYLLFLAMAAATVLSPGPGVVMTITNALRFGLRGTIGGILGIAFGALFVAATSATSLGVLLATSVLAFTVLKFMGAAYLVYLGVRLWRAPEFKLTGEPAHEASFRKRFIEGLSLQLSNPKAIFFFLSVFPQFIDPERNYLTQFTTLVITYAFLVVIIHSIYATFSSRAKVWLTSDRGGRAIRRTSGVTLIIFGTILAAAKQ encoded by the coding sequence ATGCACCTGTATCTTCTCTTCCTTGCGATGGCCGCGGCGACCGTCCTTAGCCCTGGCCCAGGCGTCGTCATGACTATCACTAACGCGCTTCGTTTTGGCCTGCGCGGCACCATCGGCGGGATTCTAGGTATCGCGTTCGGAGCGCTTTTCGTCGCTGCTACTTCAGCCACAAGTCTAGGTGTACTGCTCGCCACGTCAGTACTGGCCTTCACAGTGCTCAAGTTTATGGGGGCGGCGTATCTAGTCTACCTGGGTGTTCGGCTTTGGAGAGCCCCCGAGTTCAAACTCACTGGAGAGCCCGCGCATGAGGCGAGCTTCCGCAAGCGCTTCATCGAGGGCTTGTCGCTACAACTCAGCAACCCGAAAGCAATCTTCTTTTTTCTTTCCGTATTCCCGCAGTTCATCGATCCGGAGAGGAACTATTTGACTCAGTTCACCACTCTCGTTATCACCTACGCGTTCCTAGTCGTCATCATCCACAGCATCTATGCGACCTTTTCGAGCCGCGCAAAGGTATGGCTCACGTCGGACCGCGGAGGCCGGGCGATTAGACGAACCTCTGGCGTGACACTGATCATCTTCGGCACAATTCTTGCTGCAGCAAAACAATGA
- a CDS encoding antibiotic biosynthesis monooxygenase — MFASGYYMTAELRIKDETRVDETLAALLKLASITRTEPGCRLFMLHQDVIDKQHLFLWEGWDNESALATHLAAPHTQTYFALDLTEVLLNVGTAALL; from the coding sequence ATGTTCGCTTCTGGCTACTACATGACCGCTGAACTGCGGATAAAAGATGAAACACGGGTAGACGAGACACTTGCCGCCTTATTAAAACTGGCATCAATTACGCGTACCGAGCCGGGTTGCCGGCTGTTTATGCTACACCAAGACGTAATCGACAAACAGCATCTATTTCTTTGGGAGGGCTGGGATAACGAGTCGGCATTAGCCACTCACCTTGCCGCTCCGCATACACAGACTTATTTCGCTCTTGATCTGACCGAAGTTCTGCTAAACGTCGGAACAGCAGCGCTACTTTAA
- a CDS encoding DUF2798 domain-containing protein has product MSKLDEQKTTVNRWKLPARYTAQVFAFYMAAIMALLMSAVIVAANTGIGAGFLSRVSHAYQLAMPAAFLCILFVRPIVMKLVTITIHK; this is encoded by the coding sequence ATGAGTAAGCTTGATGAACAAAAAACGACAGTGAATCGCTGGAAACTACCAGCTCGTTATACCGCACAAGTATTTGCCTTCTACATGGCAGCTATCATGGCATTGTTAATGTCGGCTGTGATCGTGGCAGCCAATACTGGGATAGGTGCTGGCTTCCTTAGTCGCGTTTCCCATGCCTATCAATTGGCAATGCCTGCGGCATTTCTTTGTATTCTATTCGTACGCCCAATAGTGATGAAGTTGGTTACTATAACTATTCATAAATAG
- a CDS encoding MFS transporter, with the protein MAAKNEGLNSTVRWTIASLSLSMLLSSLGTSIANVGLPTLAHSFNASFQQVQWVVLAYLLAITTLIVSVGRFGDMIGRRRLLLVGITLFTLASVLCAVAPTLWLLIAARAVQGFGAAIMMALTMAFVGEAVPKEKIGSAMGLLGTMSAVGTALGPSLGGVMIGGFGWRSIFFINLPLGLLTLVLAYRFLPVDRPASNTNRARFDHLGTILLALTLAAYALAMTIGRGNFGAINAALLFAALVGLGLFVFAEMRAKSPLIRMAMFRNSLLSGGFAMSTLVTAVVMATLVVGPFYLSGALGLDAAHVGLVMSSGPIVAALTGVPAGRVVDRFGAHSMSIAGLVGMLVGSSILPMLPTSFGIPGYIVPLVVITAGYALFQAANNTAVMTNIQADQRGVISGMLNLSRNLGLITGASLMGAVFAIGSATSNMMTASPDAVASGMRMTFTVAAVLIVIALYIAYLSHSLAPSDCDCASQTK; encoded by the coding sequence ATGGCGGCTAAGAACGAAGGACTCAACTCCACAGTTCGCTGGACAATAGCCAGCCTTTCGCTTTCCATGTTGCTATCCTCACTCGGCACCAGCATCGCTAATGTTGGATTGCCGACCTTGGCACACTCGTTCAACGCTTCCTTCCAACAAGTCCAGTGGGTGGTCCTGGCCTATCTTCTAGCCATCACCACTCTAATTGTTAGCGTCGGACGGTTCGGCGACATGATTGGTCGCCGGCGCTTGCTGCTTGTGGGGATCACCTTGTTTACGTTGGCCTCAGTCCTGTGTGCGGTTGCTCCGACATTATGGTTGTTGATTGCGGCTCGCGCGGTACAGGGCTTTGGCGCGGCCATTATGATGGCGTTGACCATGGCGTTCGTAGGTGAGGCGGTCCCAAAAGAAAAAATCGGTAGTGCGATGGGGCTGCTTGGCACTATGTCGGCAGTGGGCACTGCGCTTGGGCCGTCACTTGGTGGTGTCATGATTGGCGGTTTTGGTTGGAGATCGATTTTCTTTATCAACTTGCCTTTGGGTTTATTGACGTTGGTTCTCGCTTATCGTTTTCTGCCCGTTGATCGTCCAGCGTCGAACACAAATCGTGCCCGGTTTGACCATTTAGGTACGATTCTGCTTGCGCTAACGCTAGCTGCTTATGCACTTGCGATGACGATAGGGCGTGGTAATTTTGGCGCAATCAATGCGGCACTCTTGTTCGCTGCACTTGTCGGCCTTGGCCTGTTCGTATTTGCTGAAATGAGGGCCAAGTCACCTTTGATTCGTATGGCGATGTTTCGCAATTCGTTGTTAAGCGGTGGCTTCGCAATGAGTACCTTGGTGACCGCCGTAGTGATGGCCACGTTGGTGGTTGGCCCGTTTTATCTTTCAGGTGCGCTTGGACTCGATGCCGCTCATGTTGGCCTCGTTATGTCCTCCGGTCCGATAGTTGCCGCACTTACTGGAGTCCCTGCTGGGCGGGTTGTTGACCGGTTTGGTGCACATAGTATGAGTATTGCCGGCCTGGTTGGTATGTTGGTTGGTTCCTCCATCCTGCCAATGCTGCCGACCAGTTTCGGTATTCCTGGTTACATCGTTCCTTTGGTAGTGATTACCGCTGGCTACGCGCTGTTTCAGGCTGCAAACAATACTGCGGTGATGACGAATATTCAAGCCGACCAGCGCGGTGTCATTTCCGGCATGCTCAATCTGTCGCGCAATTTGGGACTGATCACTGGCGCATCGCTAATGGGGGCGGTTTTTGCGATTGGGTCTGCGACAAGCAACATGATGACAGCAAGCCCTGATGCTGTTGCTTCTGGTATGCGAATGACCTTCACCGTGGCAGCAGTGCTCATCGTAATTGCTCTTTACATCGCCTACTTGAGCCATTCTCTCGCTCCTTCAGACTGCGACTGCGCTTCACAAACAAAATGA
- a CDS encoding isocitrate lyase/phosphoenolpyruvate mutase family protein, whose translation MQSTPMDARFRALHHQYQALLLANVWDAGSARLIEQCGASAIATTSAGVAWSLGYQDGNQLPLDLHVEAIRRIARVIHVPLSVDVEGCYGKTGAYVAARLIDAGAVGLNIEDGTEAPEILCKKIAEARDMAQRMGVDLYINARTDVYARALVAPDQLRAEVLARAHLYREAGADGLFVLGLTDQDDIRAIAQSSGLLLNVVAYPNLPALETLSVLGVRRLSAGSLMPQTNWQITQRLASNFLKDGQSAPLLDGAAPYAEVNASYV comes from the coding sequence ATGCAATCAACGCCTATGGATGCGCGTTTCCGCGCACTACATCATCAATACCAAGCACTCCTCCTCGCCAACGTCTGGGATGCAGGAAGCGCACGTCTGATTGAGCAGTGCGGTGCGAGCGCAATCGCCACAACGAGCGCGGGTGTCGCGTGGTCATTAGGATATCAAGATGGTAATCAGCTGCCACTTGATCTGCACGTCGAAGCAATCAGGCGTATTGCGCGTGTCATACATGTGCCGTTAAGCGTCGATGTCGAAGGTTGCTATGGAAAAACGGGCGCTTACGTGGCGGCGCGATTGATAGATGCAGGCGCAGTTGGCTTGAATATCGAAGATGGTACGGAAGCGCCAGAAATCTTATGCAAAAAAATTGCTGAAGCACGTGACATGGCGCAACGTATGGGAGTGGATCTGTACATTAACGCCCGCACGGATGTCTATGCACGCGCGTTGGTAGCGCCGGATCAACTACGCGCCGAGGTCTTGGCGCGAGCGCATCTATACCGCGAGGCCGGTGCCGACGGTCTGTTTGTCCTCGGCCTGACAGACCAAGACGATATACGGGCAATCGCCCAAAGCAGTGGCCTTTTATTGAATGTCGTTGCATACCCTAACTTGCCAGCATTAGAGACCTTAAGTGTACTCGGGGTACGGCGACTATCTGCGGGTTCATTGATGCCTCAGACCAATTGGCAAATTACGCAGCGTCTTGCCAGTAACTTTTTGAAGGATGGACAGTCTGCCCCATTGCTAGACGGCGCAGCCCCTTATGCTGAAGTCAATGCATCGTATGTGTGA
- a CDS encoding EamA family transporter produces MTSKLDVISMRHFLLALAVVSIWGTNFVVVKVALVHLPPLLLAALRFSLAFMPATLFVPRPAVSIGNLALYGLLIGVGQIGLLYVAMNGYISPGIASLVVQMQVFFTIALSMRMNGERLRTIQWLALLLSGVGLAIVFFHTDGMVTGFGLFLVLTAALAWAGANMTAQKSGATNMFSYVVWSSAFAIPPLFALSFVIDGWDTDLAAMRHAGTATWFAVIWQAWGNSLFGFAVWGWLLARHPAATVVPIALLIPVFGIGASILWLGESFPTWEFVAAALIVAGLAVNLLRTPPANGV; encoded by the coding sequence ATGACGAGTAAGCTAGACGTCATCTCAATGCGACACTTTCTCCTCGCACTGGCAGTTGTTTCCATCTGGGGTACGAACTTCGTCGTCGTCAAGGTCGCTCTAGTGCATCTGCCACCGCTACTGCTCGCGGCACTGCGCTTCTCCCTTGCCTTTATGCCTGCGACGCTCTTCGTCCCGCGTCCTGCGGTCAGCATTGGCAACCTTGCGCTATATGGACTATTGATCGGCGTCGGTCAAATTGGACTTCTCTATGTCGCCATGAATGGATACATCTCGCCTGGCATAGCCTCCTTGGTGGTTCAGATGCAGGTGTTCTTTACCATTGCGCTGTCGATGCGAATGAATGGAGAGCGGCTACGCACAATTCAATGGCTTGCGCTGCTGCTCTCCGGAGTAGGCTTGGCGATCGTCTTCTTTCATACAGACGGTATGGTGACGGGCTTTGGATTGTTTCTTGTATTGACTGCGGCGCTGGCATGGGCTGGTGCGAATATGACAGCCCAAAAAAGCGGGGCCACAAACATGTTCTCTTACGTTGTCTGGTCTAGCGCATTTGCCATTCCACCCCTTTTTGCATTGTCATTCGTAATCGATGGTTGGGATACAGACCTGGCTGCCATGCGTCATGCGGGCACTGCCACCTGGTTCGCCGTCATCTGGCAGGCCTGGGGTAACTCACTCTTTGGTTTCGCCGTTTGGGGATGGTTGCTGGCTCGCCATCCCGCAGCAACAGTAGTACCTATTGCCTTGCTGATCCCCGTGTTTGGTATCGGCGCCTCAATACTATGGCTGGGTGAGTCTTTTCCGACCTGGGAATTTGTCGCAGCGGCGCTCATCGTTGCGGGATTGGCAGTGAACCTGCTCAGAACGCCGCCTGCTAATGGCGTATAA
- a CDS encoding DJ-1/PfpI family protein, whose amino-acid sequence MKQFNKLSKQTLSAMTMMAATIFAHAANAPSDDEKSIRTEDKPKTTYICQMGNHSHMAGMGPEQEYDKPGICPTDGMEMIAKNSRLRVAVLVYEGVQDIDYSGPMEVFGQAGAKIFTVAANTESVHSTYGIKMQPDFELDHAPEADVLLIPGGNVNAIINNPKALAWVRQRSGDVKTVLSVCTGAFILGKAGLLDGLSATTIAGAIPQLEKMAPKAHIVTNRRYVDNGKFITTAGLSAGMDGALHVVDREIGRLRAQDVARGIEYEWHPDGKGSFALLAAYQMPDVSILLPEGTPWERTVERGNTRQWEVRGRVEIANSAKDFLDASAIAIKTEKWTPVSDKDQSHRHFIKNKDGISWELDLSLANDNAPSAYQLRLVVKVVSGDKKKLAKI is encoded by the coding sequence ATGAAACAATTTAATAAATTAAGCAAGCAAACCTTATCAGCAATGACGATGATGGCCGCGACTATTTTTGCGCATGCCGCAAACGCGCCTTCCGACGATGAAAAATCGATACGGACCGAAGATAAACCGAAGACCACGTATATTTGCCAGATGGGCAACCACTCGCATATGGCTGGCATGGGACCTGAGCAGGAGTATGACAAGCCCGGTATCTGCCCGACCGATGGCATGGAAATGATTGCCAAAAACTCGCGGCTGAGGGTGGCTGTTCTGGTATATGAAGGCGTGCAAGATATTGACTATAGCGGGCCCATGGAAGTATTTGGTCAGGCAGGCGCAAAGATTTTTACGGTCGCGGCTAACACCGAAAGTGTGCACTCAACTTATGGTATCAAGATGCAGCCCGATTTCGAACTTGATCATGCGCCAGAGGCAGATGTGTTGCTGATACCGGGTGGGAATGTCAATGCCATCATTAACAATCCCAAGGCCTTGGCATGGGTACGTCAGCGCAGCGGCGACGTAAAGACAGTCCTGTCGGTCTGCACCGGCGCATTCATCCTTGGTAAAGCTGGTTTGCTGGACGGCCTGTCGGCGACGACCATCGCAGGCGCAATTCCTCAACTCGAAAAAATGGCGCCAAAAGCGCATATTGTGACTAACCGTCGCTATGTCGATAACGGGAAATTCATCACTACCGCTGGTCTTTCGGCCGGCATGGACGGCGCGCTGCATGTGGTTGATCGTGAGATCGGCAGACTGCGCGCGCAAGACGTGGCACGTGGCATAGAGTATGAATGGCATCCGGACGGCAAGGGCAGCTTTGCCTTGCTGGCGGCCTATCAAATGCCGGATGTCTCCATATTGCTGCCAGAGGGTACACCTTGGGAGCGCACCGTCGAACGCGGTAATACCAGGCAATGGGAAGTGCGCGGCCGTGTGGAAATAGCTAACAGCGCGAAGGATTTTCTGGATGCCAGCGCCATTGCGATCAAGACAGAAAAATGGACGCCGGTTTCTGACAAAGACCAATCGCATCGTCATTTTATCAAGAACAAAGATGGCATATCTTGGGAGCTAGATTTAAGCTTGGCTAATGATAATGCGCCATCGGCTTATCAATTGCGCCTGGTGGTCAAAGTGGTCTCGGGAGATAAGAAAAAACTGGCCAAAATCTAA
- a CDS encoding LysR family transcriptional regulator produces MSTPDFNLLLTLDAVLTEGSVARAAKRLGLSPSAMSRALARLRETTGDPLLVRAGRGLVPTPRALELREKVSQIVQDAEAVLRPTENLNLKQLERTFTIRTREGFVENFGPGLLVRVAEEAPGVRLCFVQKLDKDSVLLRNGTVDLETGIVGNTMGPEVRAQALLRDRLVGVVRIGHPLSKGEITAASYASGKHIGVSLRGNEKGLIDEALSLLNLERDVATIVGGFSTALALTRATDMIASVPERHTGNLRAGMFSFPLPITMPEFTVSLLWHPRFHADPAHRWLRGLVLDACASFR; encoded by the coding sequence ATGTCAACACCTGATTTCAACTTACTCCTTACTCTTGATGCCGTTCTAACGGAGGGAAGCGTTGCGCGTGCAGCCAAGCGACTCGGACTGAGTCCGTCGGCTATGAGCCGCGCGCTCGCGCGATTGCGAGAGACGACCGGTGACCCACTATTGGTTAGAGCTGGCCGCGGTTTGGTTCCGACACCTCGGGCATTAGAGCTGCGTGAAAAAGTAAGTCAGATCGTTCAAGATGCCGAAGCGGTGCTACGACCTACTGAAAATCTCAATCTCAAACAGCTGGAGAGAACGTTTACGATAAGGACCCGCGAAGGTTTTGTCGAGAACTTTGGCCCAGGCTTGCTTGTTCGTGTTGCAGAGGAGGCTCCCGGCGTGCGGCTATGTTTTGTGCAAAAGTTAGACAAGGACAGTGTTCTATTGCGCAACGGTACGGTCGATCTGGAGACGGGAATTGTGGGGAATACGATGGGGCCAGAAGTACGAGCGCAGGCATTACTGCGTGATCGGTTGGTTGGTGTTGTACGAATAGGGCACCCACTTAGCAAGGGGGAAATCACTGCCGCCAGTTATGCAAGTGGTAAGCATATCGGCGTTTCATTGCGTGGTAATGAAAAAGGGCTAATCGACGAAGCACTCAGTTTGCTTAACCTGGAACGAGATGTAGCAACAATTGTCGGTGGTTTTTCGACCGCACTTGCCTTGACGCGAGCCACTGACATGATCGCTAGTGTTCCTGAACGTCATACCGGAAACCTGAGAGCCGGAATGTTTAGTTTTCCACTTCCAATCACGATGCCGGAGTTTACTGTTTCATTGCTTTGGCATCCCAGGTTTCATGCTGATCCTGCACACCGCTGGTTGCGCGGTCTTGTTTTAGATGCCTGCGCCTCGTTCCGCTGA
- a CDS encoding glutathione S-transferase family protein: MIRFYYHPSPNPSKVALFLEESGLAYQLILVDIHKGEQHTPEYLAINPNGRTPALVDGDVTVFDSNAILLYLAEKTGQFLPAATPEARGQMYSWLMLQGTGLAPMTGQYAHFQFFAPEPLPYALNRFEFEAWRHWNLIDAQLAKQRYMLGEAYTIVDMAIWGWARVIPFALGSSAFDKLPHVKRLFDEINARPAAQRTEDLKNQHSHKTDFDADTLKALFPHNTKQAVCAV; the protein is encoded by the coding sequence ATGATCAGGTTTTACTATCACCCATCTCCAAACCCTAGCAAAGTTGCACTTTTTCTCGAGGAAAGTGGGCTAGCTTATCAACTCATATTGGTCGATATTCACAAAGGTGAGCAACACACACCAGAGTACTTGGCGATCAATCCAAACGGGAGAACCCCTGCCTTAGTCGATGGTGATGTAACCGTCTTCGATAGCAATGCAATTTTGCTGTATCTTGCGGAAAAAACTGGTCAATTTTTACCTGCTGCCACACCAGAGGCGCGCGGACAAATGTACTCCTGGCTGATGTTGCAAGGCACTGGTCTCGCGCCAATGACAGGTCAATACGCACATTTCCAATTCTTCGCACCGGAGCCTCTTCCTTATGCCCTAAATCGTTTCGAATTCGAAGCATGGCGCCATTGGAATTTGATTGACGCGCAATTGGCGAAACAGCGGTATATGTTAGGCGAGGCATATACAATCGTTGACATGGCAATTTGGGGTTGGGCCAGGGTCATCCCATTCGCGCTAGGTAGTTCTGCATTTGACAAATTACCTCATGTTAAACGCCTGTTCGACGAAATCAACGCACGACCAGCGGCACAACGTACGGAAGATTTAAAAAACCAACATTCACACAAGACGGATTTTGATGCGGATACGCTCAAGGCCTTATTTCCGCACAATACCAAACAAGCTGTTTGCGCGGTATAA